The genomic interval CAGTTTGCTCATCTGTCATGCATGCAGCATCCGGTAAAATTACGGCTTCATAGCCATCCAGAGTGTCCAAATCCCCCTCGTTTATTACCTTAAAAGGTATATTTGACTCCATGAGCATCATTGCTATACCTAAAAATTCATCATGATATGCGTATCCTTCCCAGCTTCCTTTATCTAAAAAATCCAAGGTTTGCTGTGAAAATAGTAAAGCGATATTTGACATGTTACTCCATCCGTAAAAGTAATCAGCATGCTCGCTCAGCCATTCAAAAAAATCATGCATAAACTGCTCATCAACTATCTCTGCCATTCCAATATCGCCCGAAGTGTAGTAGTTGTAACCCATTGTCAAAACTAAAAACCTTATTGCAGGATTTGTGGTTGCCACGGGAGAAGTCATTGGAAAATGTTATGATAGGAATAGGAATGTTGAATTCTGTGATTTCCTTACATACGCAGATGATAAATTTGGAACGTTTGAAAAAGCACATATCATTGCAGATAACTACGGGACGTATATGCATATGAACACATGTCTTCATGTTGCTAAATTGTGTGACATTGAAGTTTCCGAAGAAGAACTCGAAACAAAAGAGCAGAGAATCGAATTCCTGGAAAGAGAAGACAAAAGGATGGTATTCCATTTTCTGCCGACGCATGCTTCATGGCTGAACCAGATAGAAATCTGGTTCAATATTTTGGAGAAGAAAGCTATAAGAAATGGTGATTTTTCTGGTACTGATGATCTGGTCAGCAAGATCATGAAATACATGGAACTTGAATGGAATCCAAAAGCACATCCATTTCAGTGGACATACAAGGGAAAAGTATGTTGCGCATAATTACGGAAACGAACTTAGAAAATCCTCTACTAGATTGCTCACACTAACATTGCCTACTGGACGCCAGGTTATGACGCACTTCATCCAATGTAGTGCTTTACATACCGCTCCAACATACAACATTACTGTTGCAGTTGGGTATATGCTACATGGCTTTCTGATTTTACCATGACAGGACTTTCACCTGCAAGCTTGTATCAGCTTAGCTGGGCACACTAGCTACCGCTACTTATAGTATTCATTCCTTCAGATCTCCTGTCGTGCCGTTGAGGGGCAGACCTTATGGTCTGCCACGCACGACAGATGTACAATGGTTAATAAGTTAAAAGATGTGAGACGGCCTCTCATCTGCGGGTCTTACGCTACGCTACAGACCACGCAGTATTCCCGGCCTAACTGGATAAGAATCCCGCAAAACTATTTTTAAGACGTTCACTTTTCTGTTCATGCTCGTAAGAATAGCTTCGATCCATGATGCGGAGAAAATAACTCAAAACAACGTTATGCTCGCTAAGGAATCAGAAAATATAAGAAAGCCCTGGAAGGTGTTAAGACATTGATCGGAAACAGGGAAAAAGGTTTTTATTTGGTTGCAGAGCACAATAATGCCATAGTGGGGCAGGTTATGGTAACATATGA from Candidatus Thermoplasmatota archaeon carries:
- a CDS encoding transposase; this encodes MVATGEVIGKCYDRNRNVEFCDFLTYADDKFGTFEKAHIIADNYGTYMHMNTCLHVAKLCDIEVSEEELETKEQRIEFLEREDKRMVFHFLPTHASWLNQIEIWFNILEKKAIRNGDFSGTDDLVSKIMKYMELEWNPKAHPFQWTYKGKVCCA